The following coding sequences lie in one Sinorhizobium fredii USDA 257 genomic window:
- a CDS encoding nucleotidyltransferase and HEPN domain-containing protein, whose product MRSSLEHLPEKKQRELARVVEIIHEEFSDALEGSSAAFKKRGRILKIILFGSYARGTFVDEPHTMKGYRSDYDILVIVNSKKLAEPEYWDKATDRLMWDKGVSTPVGLIVHGAREVNNFLADGQYFFVDILREGIVLYELDDRPLAEPRARTPADAYRIAVGYFEDRLPQAKTFAEGAQFFASRGRLKEAAFLLHQSIEQAYAALLLVLTNYSPASHNLKFLRGLAEDRDQRLVEAWPRDQHRSTAWYNILNEAYVKARYSKHFEITEEALAWLLERTEHLHRMVTLLCKERLSELERATRDGR is encoded by the coding sequence ATGAGATCGAGCCTCGAACATCTGCCGGAGAAAAAGCAGCGCGAGCTTGCCCGCGTGGTCGAGATCATCCATGAGGAGTTTTCCGATGCGCTCGAGGGCAGCTCTGCCGCCTTCAAGAAGCGCGGCCGGATCCTGAAGATCATCCTGTTCGGCTCTTACGCCCGCGGCACCTTCGTCGACGAGCCGCACACGATGAAGGGCTACCGCTCCGACTACGACATCCTTGTTATAGTCAATTCGAAGAAACTTGCCGAACCGGAATATTGGGACAAGGCGACCGACCGGCTGATGTGGGACAAGGGAGTCTCGACGCCGGTCGGACTAATTGTCCATGGGGCACGGGAAGTGAACAACTTCCTGGCCGATGGGCAGTATTTCTTCGTCGACATCCTGCGCGAGGGCATTGTCCTTTACGAACTCGACGACCGGCCGCTGGCGGAGCCGAGGGCGCGAACACCGGCGGATGCTTACCGGATTGCAGTGGGCTACTTCGAGGATCGCCTTCCCCAGGCCAAGACGTTTGCTGAAGGCGCCCAGTTTTTTGCCAGTCGGGGGAGGCTCAAGGAAGCAGCGTTTTTGCTGCATCAGTCGATCGAGCAGGCCTATGCAGCACTGCTGCTGGTTCTGACGAATTACAGCCCCGCGTCGCACAACCTCAAATTCCTCCGCGGGCTCGCTGAGGATAGGGACCAGCGCCTAGTCGAGGCCTGGCCGCGCGATCAGCATCGCTCCACCGCCTGGTATAACATCCTCAACGAGGCCTATGTAAAGGCGCGCTACTCCAAGCACTTCGAGATCACCGAGGAAGCGCTCGCGTGGCTTCTCGAGCGCACCGAACACCTCCACCGAATGGTCACGTTGCTCTGCAAGGAGCGATTGTCAGAGTTAGAGCGGGCGACGCGCGACGGCAGATGA